From Diceros bicornis minor isolate mBicDic1 chromosome 17, mDicBic1.mat.cur, whole genome shotgun sequence, the proteins below share one genomic window:
- the RXYLT1 gene encoding ribitol-5-phosphate xylosyltransferase 1 isoform X1 translates to MRLPRKPLCSFLLALYCLFSLYAAYHVFLGRGRRAPAASSRALRKGAAPARERRGREQSTLGSEEWNPWEIDERNEQEHRFKTSLQILNKSTKGKTDLHVQIWGKAAIGLYLWEHIFEGLLDPPDGTAPWREGNAVVGRTRYSFITGPAVVPGYFSVDVNNVVLILNGREKAKIFYATQWLLYAQNLIQTQKLQHLAVVLLGNEHCNNEWINQFLKRNGGFVELLFIIYDSPWINDVDVFQWPLGVATYRNFPAVEASWSMLHNERPYLCNFLGTIYENSSRQALMNILTQDGNDKLCWVSAREQWQPQETNESLKNYQDALLQSDLTLCPAGVNTECYRIYEACSYGSVPVVEDVMTAGSCGNTSVHHNAPLQLLKSMDAPFIFIKNWKELPAILEKEKTIILQEKIQRRKMLLHWYQHFKTELKMRFTNILESSFLMNNKS, encoded by the exons ATGCGGCTGCCGCGGAAGCCGCTCTGCTCGTTTCTCCTCGCCCTGTACTGCCTCTTCTCCCTCTACGCCGCCTACCACGTCTTCCTGGGGCGCGGCCGACGCGCGCCGGCCGCGTCTTCGCGGGCCCTCAGGAAGGGGGCAGCCCCGGCGCGGGAGAGGCGCGGCCGAG aacAGTCTACTTTGGGAAGTGAAGAATGGAATCCTTGGGAAATAGATGAAAGAAATGAGCAAGAACACAGATTTAAAACTAGCcttcaaatattaaataaatccACAAAAGGGAAAACAGACTTGCATGTACAAATCTGGGGCAAAGCTGCCATTG GTTTGTACCTCTGGGAGCATATTTTTGAAGGCTTACTTGATCCCCCTGATGGGACCGCtccgtggagagaagggaatgccgTTGTAGGAAGAACACGTTACAG cttCATCACTGGTCCAGCTGTAGTCCCAGGGTACTTCTCTGTTGATGTGAATAATGTGGTACTCATTttaaatggaagagaaaaagcaaagatcTTTTATGCCACTCAGTGGTTACTTTATGCACAAAATTTAATACAAACTCAGAAACTCCAGCATCTTGCTGTTGTGTTGCTTGGAAATGAACATTGtaataatgaatggataaaccagtTCCTCAAAAGAAATGGAGGCTTTGTGGAGCTGCTCTTCATAATATATGACAGCCCCTGGATTAATGACGTGGATGTTTTTCAATGGCCTTTAGGAGTAGCAAC CTATAGAAACTTTCCTGCGGTGGAGGCAAGTTGGTCAATGCTGCATAATGAAAGGCCCTACTTATGTAATTTCTTAGGAACCATTTATGAAAATTCATCCAGACAAGCGCTAATGAACATTTTGACACAGGATGGGAATGATAAGCTTTGTTGGGTTTCAGCAAGAGAACA GTGGCAGCCTCAGGAAACAAATGAAAGCCTTAAAAATTATCAAGATGCTCTGCTTCAGAGTGATCTCACACTGTGCCCTGCAGGAGTAAACACGGAATGTTACAGAATATACGAGGCTTGCTCCTATGGCTCCGTTCCTGTGGTGGAGGATGTGATGACAGCTGGCAGCTGTGGAAACACATCTGTTCACCATAACGCCCCTCTGCAGCTCCTCAAGTCCATGGACGCCCCCTTCATCTTTATTAAGAACTGGAAGGAGCTTCCCGctattttagaaaaagagaaaactataattttacaagaaaagattcagagaaggaaaatgttACTTCACTGGTATCAACACTTCAAAACAGAGCTAAAAATgagatttactaatattttagaaAGTTCATTTTTAATGAACAATAAAAGTTGA
- the RXYLT1 gene encoding ribitol-5-phosphate xylosyltransferase 1 isoform X2 — MRLPRKPLCSFLLALYCLFSLYAAYHVFLGRGRRAPAASSRALRKGAAPARERRGREQSTLGSEEWNPWEIDERNEQEHRFKTSLQILNKSTKGKTDLHVQIWGKAAIGLYLWEHIFEGLLDPPDGTAPWREGNAVVGRTRYSFITGPAVVPGYFSVDVNNVVLILNGREKAKIFYATQWLLYAQNLIQTQKLQHLAVVLLGNEHCNNEWINQFLKRNGGFVELLFIIYDSPWINDVDVFQWPLGVATWQPQETNESLKNYQDALLQSDLTLCPAGVNTECYRIYEACSYGSVPVVEDVMTAGSCGNTSVHHNAPLQLLKSMDAPFIFIKNWKELPAILEKEKTIILQEKIQRRKMLLHWYQHFKTELKMRFTNILESSFLMNNKS, encoded by the exons ATGCGGCTGCCGCGGAAGCCGCTCTGCTCGTTTCTCCTCGCCCTGTACTGCCTCTTCTCCCTCTACGCCGCCTACCACGTCTTCCTGGGGCGCGGCCGACGCGCGCCGGCCGCGTCTTCGCGGGCCCTCAGGAAGGGGGCAGCCCCGGCGCGGGAGAGGCGCGGCCGAG aacAGTCTACTTTGGGAAGTGAAGAATGGAATCCTTGGGAAATAGATGAAAGAAATGAGCAAGAACACAGATTTAAAACTAGCcttcaaatattaaataaatccACAAAAGGGAAAACAGACTTGCATGTACAAATCTGGGGCAAAGCTGCCATTG GTTTGTACCTCTGGGAGCATATTTTTGAAGGCTTACTTGATCCCCCTGATGGGACCGCtccgtggagagaagggaatgccgTTGTAGGAAGAACACGTTACAG cttCATCACTGGTCCAGCTGTAGTCCCAGGGTACTTCTCTGTTGATGTGAATAATGTGGTACTCATTttaaatggaagagaaaaagcaaagatcTTTTATGCCACTCAGTGGTTACTTTATGCACAAAATTTAATACAAACTCAGAAACTCCAGCATCTTGCTGTTGTGTTGCTTGGAAATGAACATTGtaataatgaatggataaaccagtTCCTCAAAAGAAATGGAGGCTTTGTGGAGCTGCTCTTCATAATATATGACAGCCCCTGGATTAATGACGTGGATGTTTTTCAATGGCCTTTAGGAGTAGCAAC GTGGCAGCCTCAGGAAACAAATGAAAGCCTTAAAAATTATCAAGATGCTCTGCTTCAGAGTGATCTCACACTGTGCCCTGCAGGAGTAAACACGGAATGTTACAGAATATACGAGGCTTGCTCCTATGGCTCCGTTCCTGTGGTGGAGGATGTGATGACAGCTGGCAGCTGTGGAAACACATCTGTTCACCATAACGCCCCTCTGCAGCTCCTCAAGTCCATGGACGCCCCCTTCATCTTTATTAAGAACTGGAAGGAGCTTCCCGctattttagaaaaagagaaaactataattttacaagaaaagattcagagaaggaaaatgttACTTCACTGGTATCAACACTTCAAAACAGAGCTAAAAATgagatttactaatattttagaaAGTTCATTTTTAATGAACAATAAAAGTTGA
- the RXYLT1 gene encoding ribitol-5-phosphate xylosyltransferase 1 isoform X3 — MLHNERPYLCNFLGTIYENSSRQALMNILTQDGNDKLCWVSAREQWQPQETNESLKNYQDALLQSDLTLCPAGVNTECYRIYEACSYGSVPVVEDVMTAGSCGNTSVHHNAPLQLLKSMDAPFIFIKNWKELPAILEKEKTIILQEKIQRRKMLLHWYQHFKTELKMRFTNILESSFLMNNKS, encoded by the exons ATGCTGCATAATGAAAGGCCCTACTTATGTAATTTCTTAGGAACCATTTATGAAAATTCATCCAGACAAGCGCTAATGAACATTTTGACACAGGATGGGAATGATAAGCTTTGTTGGGTTTCAGCAAGAGAACA GTGGCAGCCTCAGGAAACAAATGAAAGCCTTAAAAATTATCAAGATGCTCTGCTTCAGAGTGATCTCACACTGTGCCCTGCAGGAGTAAACACGGAATGTTACAGAATATACGAGGCTTGCTCCTATGGCTCCGTTCCTGTGGTGGAGGATGTGATGACAGCTGGCAGCTGTGGAAACACATCTGTTCACCATAACGCCCCTCTGCAGCTCCTCAAGTCCATGGACGCCCCCTTCATCTTTATTAAGAACTGGAAGGAGCTTCCCGctattttagaaaaagagaaaactataattttacaagaaaagattcagagaaggaaaatgttACTTCACTGGTATCAACACTTCAAAACAGAGCTAAAAATgagatttactaatattttagaaAGTTCATTTTTAATGAACAATAAAAGTTGA